The Aedes albopictus strain Foshan chromosome 2, AalbF5, whole genome shotgun sequence region CGATCTTCCACAAAACTacgcaaacagctctccgttctgaGACGGCAATGAATTCAGCGAGTCAAGAACCGcgtgagaaaaaaaaaccatcaATCAGTTTTGAGAATGTGAGTTCTTACCAACATTGTGTTCATGCAGTCGTGCAAAGTGATATCACTGGTTGATAGAGAGTTGTCTTGGTTCTACCTCCAGATAAAACGAGTTTGAGAGCGAAGGTATACGAAACTTAGAATGATCGAGAAAAGCTAAAGTGCGTGCTGGCTAAAACCAGTCGAATGAAAACTGTCTTCTACACTATCTTTTCTATCTATCTATTCTTTCTATAATAATTATTAATGCTACCAATGGGTAAAGGGGAATCCCCTCCAACGTAGCGTAACGTAAGTTTGTATCTTTGAATGCAAAACGCCAAGTGTGTAAAGTGTTTTTTCTATGTTTTCGTTGTTCAGTTCGCTTTCAGTTTACGGTAGTCGCGGCGTCGTGTATTAATCAGTCCAGTAATTTTAAACACTCGTTCAGTTAGCGCCTAACAGTGTTCCGATGAGGAACATCCAAACATTTGATTGCAGCTTCTGGTGTGATTAGAAACCATCAACATGTACGCAAAGATGCTGTGGAATTGCTTGCTAGTAGTGTGGATTGCAACCAGCTCGGTAGTTCAAGGTGAGATTTCACAGTCTGATACGATTGCAAACTTTCTGTTGCGATTCATAGACATAGTTAGAGTTGAAGTTATATCTATAGAAACACAGCTAATGTATTTCATACCGTTTCAGGCAAGAGAATTTCTCAGATCAGTAAGTTGTCTTCTTTGCTATAATTTATGATTCAGTCCGAGTAAAGTCTTATCAAATCTCAACAGAATGCGAAGAGTACATAAATTCCACCAGGACAACCGTCAGCGTAATTTCCCTAATATTAAATCCAACGCCCGTCGAGTTCTCATCGTACAACTGTTCGAAAACGGTGGATCTCATAGTCGGTGGTGAAGATGCTAAAAGCGGGGAATTTCCCCATCAAGCTCTGCTTGGCTGGAGTACGAACGAAACGGGCGTCTACTTGTTTGATTGTGGCGGAACGATCATCAGCGACCGATATGTACTGACGGCAGCTCATTGTGCTTCTAAGGCGAACCATCCAATGCCGGCACCGGTGATCGTGCGGTTTGCCGAGTTGGATCTGACAAAGGATGAGGACGAGTTTGACATTGCGATTGAATCGATCAAACGGCATCCTGATCACCGTTTTCGTCACTCCTACCATGATATAGCGTTGGTGCGTTTGGCGGAACGTTTGCGATTTTCGGCCCTGGTTCGACCTGCCTGTTTGTGGACCGATGAAAATACGAATCCTTCATCGGTCATAGCTACAGGTTTTGGGCGAATGGATGTTGCAGGTAGCCTGGATTGGAATATCTTCAAAATATGATTGGATCATTATTGTTTTATTGCAGATGATCATGGTTCGGACACGCTACGTAAGGTGCAGTTGGATGTTCAGGACTTGAGCAATTGCGACAAGCAATTTTTGGGGACCAGGAGTTTTCCCACTGGGATGACCGAAAATCAGCTATGCATTGGAAGCTCCGGTGGTGGTAAAGACACATGCCAGGGTGATTCGGGTGGTCCCATTCAAACGTTGGCAAATCGAAAGTGGTGCATCTACCATGTGCTGGCGGTGACGTCCATTGGGTCTGCCTGTGGTAGCGAGTTGCCAGCAGTTTACACTAAGGTCGCTAGTTATCTGGATTGGATTGAGGGAATCGTTTGGAGATCGAGCTGATCAATCGCTGATGTTGTAAGTTTCAGATAGAAAATGAATTTGGGGAATCATAAATTGCTactgatcatatttttttatttctttttgtacAAAATATGCAGTTGGAGTAATTTGGTTTCAAACATATTTGCCTATCTTGTGTAGTAATATTGCCTGAACAAATATAGTTCTCCTTTCCTTTCTTCATTGCGTTTAACTGTGATAAAGCCTACGCCCAGAAAATGAAGAAGTATGTAACAGTTTGCAAATCTTACCATCTGTTTTTAATTATTagttggtgaatggcatccttaacgtctctcaagtttttaattattagttggtgaatgacatccttaacgtCTCTCAAGTTGAAAAATAGTTCTCTGCTGCACTGATGAAGCCGATTCTTTTGCTGCTTTGATTTCTATTCTTTTGCTGCTTTGTTTCCATCTTTCAAACACCTCACGTTCGTCCATTAACAGCTGtaacaagtaacaatttcaatgctttctgctcttagacataATTTATGAAGGTTTTGTCATTGATTTGGTAAACCCTTTTATGTTTAATGAAGCATCATACATTGCAAAGCCGTTTTAATGGCATGAACTACTTTAAAACACTTTGTAGATATCTAGAAGTCATTTGCAtaaaacttattttcttttcttttagcCGAGCATAAATTTCGTTCTAAGCGAACTGTTAAGGATGTAATAAAACATGAACCTAAAACTTATTTCAATGCCGCACGCAAGGCATATCGCATCGGTCTTAAAGCTTCTAAGATTGCATCAAGTTATCATAAAGCAACGATAAACCTTTTTGGAACTACAAGTGGAAGCATTAAAGCAAGCTCAGGAGGGTCGGGTAGTGCAATGAGATCTTCTTTCAGGAAATAAATTAGATGCGCAATGGACACGAAAACGTTACCAATTACCCATATTTTTTCTATACCATTGAAGAAAACACCTGGGTTTTCATTATTGAGAAACATTACCACTACCGAAACACTACCGAAACACTGGTGAATtatgaaagtttttgtttgtttacatttttgacggCTATCGGCtagccggccaagttattaagaGCAGTCAGGCTGAACCCGCATTTCATTAAAACCTCATAGTATTTGCGTAGCGCAAATAATATGCGTTAAGAATTAGTGGGCGTATGCTAGGCTTTGCTTTATATTCTTAGAGAACAGCAACTCTATAATATGTTGCTTTTACACGTATTGATCCTAAACAATTACAATCAAAACCAAGAGGACTTAACATGACTGTATCCATACTTTTCGTCGCTGTTTTCTATTCCTGCTTACAAGTTGTGCacgccatgttgatgtttggattGCAATTTGAATGTAAAATTTAGCAAGCGGGGTTGAAATTGTTGTTTTGTAGGACAACAAAAACCGAAAACTGACGTGGCGCCTCGTCTTATTCAGCAGTAATTTATTGCattataccgaaaaacttttttGGCATGAGTTTTTTCTGTCACATATACAGAGTTTTCTGCGTACAAATTTGCAATTAAATATTTATAACATTGCTGACCGacatagttttgtttttttttttcacaatttataATATGCAATTTACTCCAATTCAATTGATGATTTTAGTTTCAGATTAATTTTAATCATTGGTTTTAATCCTTCATTCAAGATGTTGTTCGAACTTTGATAGGGCTTGTTGATCTTCTTGCGGGCTATACAACAAATCTCATCCTAGTTGTATAGTAGACTACAAGAATATGCCACAAAATCATATACTATTTGTAGGTTTTAAGGACAGGTTTTAACAACCTcttgtagggtgggccctttcgggCTTTATAGGGGTTTATCAggggtttattagagctgttaggatTATTAACCTTCAAAACTAGATATATCggtttgattgtaacaacagcttgtaggTTATAAGAAAACTAAACATGTTACTTGGGAGAATCCCGTCCTTATCGCTGCACATGGTATCTACTtcgattcccaagtaacaattacattgctgattggttttgtttgatttttattgaggtttaattacagcaataattaaaactcacagttttatgactacttttatgaaaaccgttgatcaaatgttttatagtatacttgaagatatccataaagcaagATTTTAAGAGTTAACAAAACTCTcggatatgtaaaccttctggcattcattattaccacaataaaactgttcaaattcTCAGCAGATGGCGATCTGTTCGAATAGTAACGAAATCTGTTGGTGgcaaagcagaaactatgacattgatcggtttattgcggtcatcattaaagtaaacttgctttcgttttattttcaccaatggactacccgcttggcgcgcagccacagttgatcagcaggagtaaatcaatttaattttgtatggggaaatgcatccaaacttgaattacttgaaattcaaagcttttcccgaaaaaatatttggtaggcttaatagtagtcaccattgtgcacaaccactaccaaatattttttcgaatgatgtgttccactttgaagaatttgcctttagatggtattcgccatacaatatttttgcgatttacttttagcgatttttcgcgcatagaagctagcgccacattggtcgatgcggagagtaggaaaacagccgatgcaggtaattCATTATGgtggtcgccatattgaagaattagctgacgtgaatggaaaattgttaattttgctcaaatttgcaATTAAGTAATAGTTTACCGCCATTTCCATaatatgctcacataaataaactctctcagctaagttttcttgtgattcgcgatagttttactaaattaacaagttGATTTATTTTGTTCCAAGatataatattcaccattttcgaagcgtattcattttatgtttctgcaatcccaatattcacggtaaaactgaatgcgcataagcctaccaacacaataactactaacaTATTACttcgaaatgatcgctttctactaacaaatgatgtatcctcctgaactttacgtgccatcgaataatcttctctgcatcttgagctgtcatagtttttgttgaaaaaaaaaaaaacaacaacaacaatcaccATAACCTCTTTCCGAGAATggagaatttttcaactaggaTTTAAaatggttttattgctactcttaatgcggtgtGCAAAacttctccgagagtggtccacttagccggaagatgctcttaaagaggttttgatgtattaatcagttttattgtaagttttataaaattggtcatgaagatttcttatagagccgaacaaaacttaaaatgttattgAGTTGTACTCTAGTAGtgctcaacccaagtaacattttaagttttgttctggtctataagagatcttcatgaccaattttataaatcttgcaataaaactgatttctacataaaaacctcttgataacctctttaagagcaccttccggctaagtggaccactctcggagaggttttgcaaactgtTTTTAAACCATTGTTGAAAAATTGTCCATTCTCGAAAATAGGTTAtgtgttatgatgattgttgttgttttttttttcaataaaaactatgacagctcaagatgcagagaagcttcttagatggcacgtaaagttcaggaagatACATCATTTGTTAATAGaaaacgatcatttcaaagtaatattttagtagtcattgtgttggtaggcttacgCGTATTCAATTTTACCGTCAATGatagggttgcagaaacatataattaatgcgcttcaaaaatggtGAATATTCTCATCTTGgactgaaataaatcaatttcttAATTtaataaaactatctcgaatcacaagaaaactcag contains the following coding sequences:
- the LOC109432544 gene encoding serine protease snake-like; amino-acid sequence: MYAKMLWNCLLVVWIATSSVVQGKRISQIKCEEYINSTRTTVSVISLILNPTPVEFSSYNCSKTVDLIVGGEDAKSGEFPHQALLGWSTNETGVYLFDCGGTIISDRYVLTAAHCASKANHPMPAPVIVRFAELDLTKDEDEFDIAIESIKRHPDHRFRHSYHDIALVRLAERLRFSALVRPACLWTDENTNPSSVIATGFGRMDVADDHGSDTLRKVQLDVQDLSNCDKQFLGTRSFPTGMTENQLCIGSSGGGKDTCQGDSGGPIQTLANRKWCIYHVLAVTSIGSACGSELPAVYTKVASYLDWIEGIVWRSS